The following DNA comes from Legionella sp. PATHC032.
TGCTCAAAAGTATTAAATACAGAACTTTTATTGAAACCTTGAATGCAATTTCTCATAAGGAAGTTGATATGCAAGTGCCATATGTTTATTTTCCTTTGAATTTTCAACCTGAATTAACTACAGAATGTTTAGGTGGCTTTTACAAGGATATCATTTCGGCTATAGAGAAAATACGTGTTTTAATACCAAAGGATTGGTCAATTTATGTGAAAGAACATTGGCCACAGTTTGAATTTGCAAGAGATCCAGTTTTTTTCAAGCGCCTGCAATCAATACCTAATTTAGTTATGATAGATCGTTATTTTTCATCTCTTGATTTGATTAAAAGTTCTCAATTTGTTGCGACAGTTAACGGAACAGCTGGTTGGGAAGCCTTACATTTAGGGAAAAATGCAGTAATTTTTGGAACCATATATTATCAAGGATTACCAGGAGCTTTTCTGTATTCGCCTGATTTAAAATTGAAAGATATTCTGCAGTTTAAAATAGATAAAGCAACACTTGAACATTCCATTAATAAACTTATTAACAGAATGGAATATGGTGTCGTTAGCTCTGATTTGTCGGCATTTGTAGAAAATTTTGATGCTTTAGAAAATGCAAAATTAGTTCGAGATTTTATTCGTAACTTTTTCTATAAGTCGGTCAAGGAAATTCATCATCATCAAGAGAATTTAATATATGAAGCTTAAAAAAATAGATTTTTTAGAGTCTGCTGCTTATTCTGCTTGGCCTAAACGATTATTAGGTTTAGATAATTGGCAAAAAAAGGAAAGAAATAATAATCAAATCTTAGATGAATATGAAAACTACTGGTATAAAAAGGCATTGTTGCTGTGGGGTAAATATAGCGAATCAAGTAAAAATCTTTCATTAGGACGGTTTTTTAGGTTTCTTGATGAAGAAATAAAAAATCAAATAATTCAAAATAGCGAAATTTATGGTGTATCAAAAGATGAACATTTAATCAGTATTAATCAAGAACTTTATATTACAAACTGGTCGACTTTAAATTCACTTTATGAAAACTTGCTTATTGATACTATAGCTAGCTACATCAATCAGTACCCATCATATAGTCTCGTGGAATTAGGATGTGGTACTGGAAAAAATCTTTTTGGTCTTTATCAAAAACTTCCTATAAACCAAATTATTGGCGGGGATATTTGTGAAAATGCATTAAAATTAGCGAATGCAGTTGCGAATCATTTTAATATCTCGGGCTGTTTTAAATTTTTTGATTATTACCAACAGGATTCATTATTTAAATTAGTCGATGATGTGAATGATAAGTATATTCTTTTTACTTCTCATTCAATTGAACAAATACAATTAAGTAAAACAAATTTGGTTGAGCAAATTAGAGAGTTGAAATACAAACCTGAAATCATTATTCATTTTGAACCTATTCTTAATCCAGAGGATTCATCATTGTTTCATCAATTACAGCATAAATATAATAACCACAATTTATATAATTCTGATTTATTGGATACTATGCTAAGACACCAAAACAATGGTGATATTAGAATTATTGATTATAAGAAAGATGTATTGGGAACTAGTGCCTTTAATTCAACAAGTATTCTTGTTTGGCAATGCGTCTAGAATTTAACTATTTGAGAGCTTGTTATGATAAAAAATTTTTTTTCGCATGTTCCTGATTTAAATCAAAAAACTATATTAATCACTGGTGGAACAGGATCCTTTGGTGTTGTTTTCTTAAAAAGAATTATTGAACGTTTTTCTCCAAAAAAATTAATTATTTTTTCGCGGGATGAATTAAAGCAATATGAGTTGGCTATTCAATTTCCAGAGAAAAAATACCCTTTCATTCGTTATTTTATAGGAGATGTGCGTGATTATAATCGTCTCGAAATGGCTTTCCGAGACGTGGATATTGTAGTCCATGCAGCAGCCTTAAAACATGTTTCTATCGCGGAATATAATCCCTATGAGTGTATTCATACGAATGTAATAGGTGCAGAAAATATTGTAAGAGCAGCTCTGAGAAATCAGGTAAAAAAAGTAATTGCATTATCAACTGATAAGGCGGTAAACCCCATTAATTTATATGGTGCCAGCAAATTGGCCGCAGAGAAGATCTTTGTTGCAGCAAACAATATTCGAGGAAGTGATCCTACCATTTTCTCAGTTGTGCGTTATGGAAACGTCATAGGATCTCGTGGGAGTGTGTTACCACTTTTCAGAAAATTAATTCAGGAGGGGATAAAATCCTTACCTATAACAGATCCTCGCATGACACGTTTTTGGATTACTCTTCCGCAGAGTGTAGATTTTGTATTGTCTTCAATAGCGATGATGCAAGGGGGAGAAATTTTTATTCCTAAAATCCCAAGTATGAAAATTATTGATATTGCACAATGGTTTTCAAATGATATTGATACACACACTATTGGAATTCGTCCTGGCGAAAAATTGCATGAATGGCTTTTGACAGGTGATGAATCGAGTCAGACTGTTGAGTTGCCCGATCGATATATCATTGAACCATTTTGTGAGGGTCCATACAAGTCTAATGAACAGAATCCAAGGGTAACAAAAGGATATATTTATTCAAGTGAAACCAATTCAGAATGGATTGAGCAAAGTCAATTCCAGGAGTGGTTAAATGAATGATTGGATTCCTTATGGTCGTCATGCAATTGATGAAACTGATATAAAAGCCGTTATAAATGTTTTAAAAAGTGATTGGCTTACATGTGGCCCGGCAGTTGAGCAATTTGAAAATAAAATATGTGAAGTGACACAAGCTGATTATGCTGTTGCATGTTCTAATGGGACTACTGCATTGCATCTTGCTCTTCTAGCGCTTGATATTAAAAAAGGGGATCAGGTTATTGTTCCAGCTATTACTTTTCTTGCAACAGCAAATGCTGTGCGTTATGTTGATGCGGAAGTCATTTTTGCTGATGTGGACCCGGAAACTGGTTTGATGACAGCGGAAACGTTGGAAACAGCTATTCGAAATTCAGAGTCCAGAGATGATATAAAAGCATTAATCAATGTGCATTTTGCAGGTCAATGTGAAAATTTAGAAGAAATTGCGGCAGTTGCCAAAAAATATAACCTAAAAATAGTGGATGACTCTGCACATGCCATAGGGACAAATTATGTTAACAATGAAGGAGTGATTAGTCCAATTGGGTCGGGTCTGTATTGTGATCTGGCTACTTTCTCATTTCATCCGGTTAAAACAATAGCTCTTGGAGAAGGAGGAGCTATCACAACAAAAAATTCGATTTTGGCTGAAAAAGTAAGAATGTTAAGAAGTCATGGCATGATTAGAAATGAAAAGAATTGGGAGAATAAAATCCAGGCATATGATGAATATGGTAATGTTAATCCTTGGTACTATGAGATGCAGGAAATTGGATACAACTATCGTGTAACTGATATTAGTTGTGCTCTAGGCTGCAGTCAGTTACAAAAAATAGACAATTTCAAGGATGCACGTCAAAAAATTGTTAACTATTATGATGAGCATTTTAAGAATAGTTATTTTCAGGGGCTCAAAAAGAATATTTTTTCTCAAACGGCTTGGCATTTATATGTACTACGTATTAATTTTAAACTTCTAAATAGAAGTAGAGCTCAGGTGATGAAGTATTTAGCCGAGCATCAAATTGGCACACAAGTTCATTACATCCCTGTTTATCGACAACCTTATTATGAAGCAAGGTATGGAAAACAAAGTTTGCCGGGAGCGGAAGCCTATTATGAAACGTGCTTGAGTATTCCTTTATTCGTTAACCTCAGGAATGATCAACAAGAATTTATTGTTCAGAAAATAAAATCACTTACTAAGTAACATTATATTACTGGTATAAATAATGCCGCTATTACAGTGGGGAAAAGTAAATAGTTGTAATTTTATTAAAACAATTTTAATTAAAATTTAGTTTAGTTATTTATAATAAAGCAGGATTTTATAAACAGCTTATTGAAGTTTGTAAGAGCGATAGGGCAAAGTTAATATGGCTATAACCCTTGAAGCATAGCTTAAAAACTATGGATTTAATACATAGGGTTTATGGCAAATAATCAAGGCAAGTGAATATTTTAGGAGAATCTATTTAATGATTACATATCCAGGAGAAATTAACTTTTCCCAATATAAGCTTGGTAGTAAACCAGAAGAAGCATTTTATGGTTTGCCGAATGAGGTGATGTTTTGCAAAAAATGCACCTATAGTAATCAAAAGCCTAATTCTGAAAAAGAATACAAACACACGATTGACGCGAAGAAGCCGACTATCAATTTTGATGAAGAAGGTGTTTGTTCAGCATGCCGAGTAGCGGAGAAGAAAAAGGCGGTGGATTGGGATCAAAGAAAGAGGGAATTAAAAGAGTTATGTGATAAATATCGGAGCAAGACGGGGCATTACGATTGCCTTATTCCTGGTTCAGGCGGGAAGGACAGTTTTTACACGGCGTACATGTTGAAATATGAATATGGAATGAATCCCTTGACAGTGACTTGGGCTCCCCATATTTATACGTCCTGGGGGTGGAATAATTTCCAGGCATGGATACATGCCGGATTTGACAATTATCTGTTTACTCCCAATGGTCAAGTGCATAGATTGCTTACCAGATTAGCACTGGAAAAGTTATATCACCCGTTTCAACCATTTATTCTTGGTCAAATGTACTATCCGCCAAAAATTGCAATGGATTTGAATATACCATTGGTGTTTTATGGAGAGAATCCATCAGAATATGGTAATAATGCCAAGGAAAATGAAAAAGCGACGAAGGACATCAGTTATTTCACGGCGAATGATATTTCCAATATTTATCTTTCTGGGATATCAGCGCTTGAGTTGAAGGAAGAGTTTGGTTTAACTGAAGTAGAGCTACAGCCATATATACCACCTAATCCCAACAGACTTGTTGAGAAAAAGATAGAGGTACAATATCTGGGATATTATTTACCTTGGCATCCGCAAGAGTGTTATTACTTTGCTGTAAATCATGGTGGATTTACCCCTTCTCCTGAGCGGACAGCGGGTACCTATAGTAAATACAGTGGCATAGACGATAAGATTGATGATTTGCACTACTACACCACCTTTATCAAATTTGGAATTGGTCGAGCCACTTACGACAGTTCTCAGGAAATTCGTAATGGGGAGTTAGTCCGTGAGGAGGGAGTTGCTTTAGTAAGGCGTTTTGATGGTGAATACCCGCAGCGTTTTGAAAAGGAAAATTTTGAATATTTAAGCATTGATTCAAAAAAATTACCTATAGCGGCTAAGCAATTTGAGCAACCTAAAATGGATAGGGAATATTTTGAGAGATTGACTAATCATTTTAGATCACCGCATCTTTGGGCTTTTGATAATGGACAGTGGGTATTAAGGCATCAGGTTTTTTAGTGCCTTAAGATTAAGAAGATGCTCTTTAGTCTCGACATTCTGCGGCTTATCTGCAGGATGTAGGGATAATAAAAAATTTATGGATTCCTCGAACAAACCGTGGAATGCAGGCAAAGAAAGAGTAAAAACATAGTTTACTTCTCCAATGCCTTTGTTACAAAATATCAAGGACAAGAGTTGATTAATCATTTCAATAAGCCAAGCATTTTGGCAATTATTCCAGCACGAGGGGGATCGAAGAGATTGCCCCGTAAAAATACATTGAATTTAAGAGGTAAACCTTTGCTGGTGCATACTATACTTGCTGCCAGTCATTGTGATTTAATTACTGATGTTGTGGTATCAACTGAAGATGATTTAATTTGTGAGATAGCTCTTGATGCGGGGGTAAGCGTTATCAATAGACCATTGGAATTAGCTGGTGACAAAGTGTCCAATGAGTTTGTTGTAAAACATGTAATAGAAACATTCAGTGAAACTGATTATTTCCCTGATTATATTGTCTTGTTACAACCCACTTCTCCTCTAAGAACCGATTTACATTTACAACAATGCCTGGCGCAATTTTTAGCCTCTGAGATGAAGAGCGTTATGAGTGTTTGCAAGGTTGAACACCATCCCGGGAAGTGCGTTCGAATCAAAGATAATGAGGTTTTACCCTTCACTTGTATAGAAGATGTCGAAAGAAGAATTCAGGACCTGGAAGAAGTATATAGGCAAAATGGAGCAATTTACGCTTTAAAAACAATGGATTTTCTTGAGCAATTAAAATTTTATCAGACTCCTTGCCTACCCTATGTGATGAGTATGGAAGACAGTATTGATGTTGATAACAAGCTTGATTTGCAATTTTGTGAATTTTTGCTTTCGGAAAAAGAAAAACACGATAAGGTTAATAATCATGTCTGCTAACTATCAAAATTTTCAACATTACATCACGGAGGGATGGTCAAAAAATCCCAAGGAAATTTTTAAATTCCTTGATTTCTTTATTTCCCAAGAAAAAAGGAATGCATCCATTTCTTTGCTCGATGTAGGTTGTGCTACTGGTGAATTAATCTATTTTCTTTCTGATCGCTATCCCCAATTCCGCTATACAGGAATTGATGTTTTTGATGATTTGATAGCACAGTGCAAAAGATTACAACCGGATAAAGAATTTTTGAAGGCTTCAATTCTGGAGTTACCTGATAGTTTACACCATCAATTTGATATTATTACTGTAGTTGGGGTTATGTCTATTTTTGATGAATCGGAATTACAAATATTTTTCTCCAATTTATTTAAGGCTTGCCGACCCGGCGCAACAATTTATATATTGTCACCCTTCAACGAATTTGGCGTCGATTGTGAAATAACTCATAGAAAAAGAAAGAAAGGTGTCAAAGGAGAGTGGGAAAA
Coding sequences within:
- the pseC gene encoding UDP-4-amino-4,6-dideoxy-N-acetyl-beta-L-altrosamine transaminase, which encodes MNDWIPYGRHAIDETDIKAVINVLKSDWLTCGPAVEQFENKICEVTQADYAVACSNGTTALHLALLALDIKKGDQVIVPAITFLATANAVRYVDAEVIFADVDPETGLMTAETLETAIRNSESRDDIKALINVHFAGQCENLEEIAAVAKKYNLKIVDDSAHAIGTNYVNNEGVISPIGSGLYCDLATFSFHPVKTIALGEGGAITTKNSILAEKVRMLRSHGMIRNEKNWENKIQAYDEYGNVNPWYYEMQEIGYNYRVTDISCALGCSQLQKIDNFKDARQKIVNYYDEHFKNSYFQGLKKNIFSQTAWHLYVLRINFKLLNRSRAQVMKYLAEHQIGTQVHYIPVYRQPYYEARYGKQSLPGAEAYYETCLSIPLFVNLRNDQQEFIVQKIKSLTK
- a CDS encoding class I SAM-dependent methyltransferase, giving the protein MSANYQNFQHYITEGWSKNPKEIFKFLDFFISQEKRNASISLLDVGCATGELIYFLSDRYPQFRYTGIDVFDDLIAQCKRLQPDKEFLKASILELPDSLHHQFDIITVVGVMSIFDESELQIFFSNLFKACRPGATIYILSPFNEFGVDCEITHRKRKKGVKGEWEKGWNVFSKETIGELIQNQCNQWSFHPFRIHFDLKPKEDPVRTWTMRTETNERQLTNGLKLLIDHYLLKISL
- a CDS encoding cytidylyltransferase domain-containing protein, which codes for MECRQRKSKNIVYFSNAFVTKYQGQELINHFNKPSILAIIPARGGSKRLPRKNTLNLRGKPLLVHTILAASHCDLITDVVVSTEDDLICEIALDAGVSVINRPLELAGDKVSNEFVVKHVIETFSETDYFPDYIVLLQPTSPLRTDLHLQQCLAQFLASEMKSVMSVCKVEHHPGKCVRIKDNEVLPFTCIEDVERRIQDLEEVYRQNGAIYALKTMDFLEQLKFYQTPCLPYVMSMEDSIDVDNKLDLQFCEFLLSEKEKHDKVNNHVC
- a CDS encoding class I SAM-dependent methyltransferase; translation: MKLKKIDFLESAAYSAWPKRLLGLDNWQKKERNNNQILDEYENYWYKKALLLWGKYSESSKNLSLGRFFRFLDEEIKNQIIQNSEIYGVSKDEHLISINQELYITNWSTLNSLYENLLIDTIASYINQYPSYSLVELGCGTGKNLFGLYQKLPINQIIGGDICENALKLANAVANHFNISGCFKFFDYYQQDSLFKLVDDVNDKYILFTSHSIEQIQLSKTNLVEQIRELKYKPEIIIHFEPILNPEDSSLFHQLQHKYNNHNLYNSDLLDTMLRHQNNGDIRIIDYKKDVLGTSAFNSTSILVWQCV
- a CDS encoding N-acetyl sugar amidotransferase, encoding MITYPGEINFSQYKLGSKPEEAFYGLPNEVMFCKKCTYSNQKPNSEKEYKHTIDAKKPTINFDEEGVCSACRVAEKKKAVDWDQRKRELKELCDKYRSKTGHYDCLIPGSGGKDSFYTAYMLKYEYGMNPLTVTWAPHIYTSWGWNNFQAWIHAGFDNYLFTPNGQVHRLLTRLALEKLYHPFQPFILGQMYYPPKIAMDLNIPLVFYGENPSEYGNNAKENEKATKDISYFTANDISNIYLSGISALELKEEFGLTEVELQPYIPPNPNRLVEKKIEVQYLGYYLPWHPQECYYFAVNHGGFTPSPERTAGTYSKYSGIDDKIDDLHYYTTFIKFGIGRATYDSSQEIRNGELVREEGVALVRRFDGEYPQRFEKENFEYLSIDSKKLPIAAKQFEQPKMDREYFERLTNHFRSPHLWAFDNGQWVLRHQVF
- the pseB gene encoding UDP-N-acetylglucosamine 4,6-dehydratase (inverting), with the protein product MIKNFFSHVPDLNQKTILITGGTGSFGVVFLKRIIERFSPKKLIIFSRDELKQYELAIQFPEKKYPFIRYFIGDVRDYNRLEMAFRDVDIVVHAAALKHVSIAEYNPYECIHTNVIGAENIVRAALRNQVKKVIALSTDKAVNPINLYGASKLAAEKIFVAANNIRGSDPTIFSVVRYGNVIGSRGSVLPLFRKLIQEGIKSLPITDPRMTRFWITLPQSVDFVLSSIAMMQGGEIFIPKIPSMKIIDIAQWFSNDIDTHTIGIRPGEKLHEWLLTGDESSQTVELPDRYIIEPFCEGPYKSNEQNPRVTKGYIYSSETNSEWIEQSQFQEWLNE